The Alnus glutinosa chromosome 10, dhAlnGlut1.1, whole genome shotgun sequence DNA window TTCTCTAAAAGAGCTATTGTGGTCTCTCCTATTTGAAAGGCAATTCCGTCACAACCGAGCCTTAGGTACCCATAGAATTCCAACTCAACTACTAGTTAACCTTAATTATTCCTATCATGGTCATGGATTGTGCAGCTGATAAATTTAGTCTTCTTGAGATTGTCGAaaaaagatagtcatgagtgctaagtctcataTTACCTAGTTACTAgatgaaactgagctttataataGATTTTAgagaaactccaaattgacagTCATTTTTGGAGTGATAATGTATATGTGGTTAACTTTTTTCTCTGAGTCGTTAAAACATCAATATCAAGAGCTTTATTTACCACAAATGTTCAAGGAACTTGAAAATGCAAGCTAAAACGCATGTGAAATGGAGGTTTTCTTGTATCCTACCCATTTCTTTATATCCTgcctaagcttgtttgttttgatGTCTTCAGCTTCAGGCCTTGAGCTAAAGATCGAGATTTCTATCTGGCCTTAATGATTTATGACAAAACCATGTCTTTGATGGGTTGTGAGCATCAACTGAATATATTCAAACACCCAGTTCTTGGATCTGAGGTTTTGATCTTGGCCTTGAAATGGAATTGGGCATCTGAAACTGATCTGACGTGGGCCCGGCTAAATTCCATGTTTTTTTAAGTAACAaccatctcttttttttttttttttttttttaaaatttttttttttaaaattatttatttgttttatctcGCTTCCTGTCAAAATTCTAGTGTTGCTCAAGGCTTGACTCAGATACTGCAGAGTAATTTATTATTCAGTGGTGGTAATTGTGTTGAAAAAATAACGATTTCAAAACGTAATTAATATTAAAGAGTGCCGTTCAGCCTTTAAGAttgtatgtttttaaaaacaaatgcaCTTACCCAAAAAAGTGCAGTTACATTGGAAAAGGACCAGTGAATTTCTCACTATAATGCAAAGTTGGGGCTTTTGGAGTTTCCATCTACTTTTGAATCAGGACccttacaatttctttaaaattgtaattaattCTAAAATCATGCGAATTCATGCAGCTCATTGTTTCGAACGGtttgaaaaatgctacctaTTAAAAAGAGGTGGTATGTTATCGAGGCggcaaattttttatttatttttccttacaAAAGGCTCCTTCTTCAAGTTGAATTGACATTTCTTCTTTCGAAAACCAAAATATAGCTGTTGGCTCAAAGTTTTTCTACAACATATAGTGTAAGAATATGAttgaaaatatactcaattttcatTGATAACATGCCTCATTTTTAATAGGTAGAATTTTTCAAGCCGTTCGATGCAAGAAACTGTCTGAATTTAAACGTAATATTTTTACAATCTACATTTGAAAGAAATTGTTGGTGATAATTAATATTCAGGATGTTTGCCTTTAGTTATTACAACTGCGATAGCACTAATAGATAACTACTTTTTGGTATGTCATATAAAAGATAAAGGAAGAGGCCACATTAGGCACATTCAGGTTgctatttttttcaagaaaaaccTTCTGAAGAACTTAACAGAGATTAGAGCCACCAACGTCGCCGAGGGAACGAAGAGGACGTCGGGAATGGCCTTCAACACTTTCAGCCGGAGAATCGTTTCTCCAGCTCTCTTAGCCACCATGGCTGCAGGAGGTGTTACTATTCCAGCTATCAGCATGGAGTCATCTACTTTGCTAAGATTGACTGTCTCTTTCATAAAATTGATGAACacactcttcttttcttctttatcttttgtttcttcCCAGATCCTAAAACATTTCTGCGTATTGTAATATTTGGGTTATGAGGAAATTAAATGagagaataataatatatatatagtataaatgTGCAAGCAATCTAGAATGACCTTTATTTCCTCGCGCGATGGTACATCATAGTGTTTACCAGGCAAATGCTGAGTTGATAGTGCTGCATAAGATTTATTTTAGGGGACAATTATTGAGAGTAGTTAGCTTATATAAGCTAACTTATTGttcacaaaaaaattaaaaagaaaaaaagaaaaaaagaattataatgGCAGATTGGCAGGTGACCACCTAAATTGGAGGAGAGGTGTCCTCACGGCCacttagtttttctttttaatttttaaaagggAAAATTGTACGTAATCCATCTAAATGTTAATCACTTATGCAATGTGTTCcttaaagttaaaaaacttttcaatttagtgtattgaactttaaataaaatttcaatctcACATATACATTacgattttttgttaaaatctaATGGAGgttatagaaaattttaaaatacccttattttaaaataaatatttaattgtaatttaatgtaattttgtaattttataaattttaccaGAGGTATAATGGTCATTTGACTATCTGATCATttaactctaaaccctaacagGAGGGGCACGATtgtaaaaagttgaaaattcaatacattaaattgagaattttaaattttgagagGAGATTGCAAAAGTTATGGAACTtcgaataaattaattaaagtattcattttcttttatatatttatttattttaatttttaatttttctatataagtctatatatatatatatatatatatatatatatatatatatatatatatatatatatatatatatatatatatatatatatatatatatatatatatctatatatatatcatacgTGAAGATATCAAGAATAGCAATATGGAAGTCACGAAAGTCGATGATATAATCCCCAATGAACCGCTTGTAGAGCGTCTCCACAACATTAATACTCGACATCTGCGTTGATGGTGATCCTACAATGCAAATTGTACAGCTCAGAAACATTATTATAATctatagagtttttttttttttttttttttttttttttatatatatatatatatatatatatatatatatatatatatatatataaaaatctatagagttaaataaatttattaactttCTCCAGATTCTCCAGTCTTCCATTAATGACAACTAGTAATGACGATGACGATGACGATAACGATATGATGACGATGACGAACGGTAGGAATAGAATTAgttctattttattgttaagattttattttgttgtatctatttttaaataatgtggaaACATATGGACATATTATATATGGcaacatatatatacaattgGGTCTGTGAAATTTAATATGGATCATAAGATGCACCATTTTTAAATGATTATATCTGACATTAAATAGAAGATATTTGAAGGTCGGGTTGAAGATAATGATAGCTTAACACACATATTCAATATTGCAGTTTATTCCTTTAGTTATTTTGGCAATGCTATGCCCCaagattaataaaatttttGCACTTATGGTTAGCTGTTCTggtttgcaatatatatatagtctcttTGATTTAGCAGCTTCAAAATATATGGCAAAAGTGTGAAATAAGCTACATAATTGGAATGTTAAATTCCTTTCACAAGTAGGGAAGGAGATCTTCTTAAAAGCTGTGATTCAAGTTATTCTCACATACCGTATGAGCATTTTTCAGCTTGTCATTGGCCTTTGCAAAGAAATAAATGGGTTGATGCAAAAGTTCTGGTGggggcataaaaaaaaaattaggccaAGATACATTCAATGAGCTAAGAACGATGGGGACTGGGTCTCGAAAACACAAGGAGGGCTGGGATTCAGAGATTAGGTGTACTTTGATAAAGCTTTTTTAGCAAAACAGGGTTGGAGACTTCTAAAGAACCCCACTTCTTTGGCAGCTCAAATAATTGGGGCAAAATATTATCCAAACTCGACAGTGTTAGAGGCTATTATGGGTAAAAGACCATCTTTTGCTTGTAGAGGTTTACTATCTGCATGTGATGTGCTTAAAAATGGGCTAATATGGTGGGTGGGGTGGGGATGGTCGAGACATTCAGATTTGGGATGACAAATTGATTCCAATCTCTTTTTCTATTCAATCTCCATGGTGAGGTTTTGATGCGGAGGCAAGGGTGATGGAGCCCATCGACCCAGATACCAAGTGGTGGAATTCCAAGCTGATACATGATACTTTTTGCGAAGATGAAGGCCGCACTATGTCAAATCCCTTTGAGTTTTATGCAAGCAAATAATTCCCTAATTTGGAGAGGTACATCACATGGGGAATTCTTAGTGAGAAGCACGTATCACATGGAAAAGGAATTATAAGCTATTTAGCGTGGTGGGAGCTTTAGACAAGGTGCTGGGGTCCTAGGGAAGCTGCATGTTTGGAAGATGATATGGAAccttaaaatattaatgtagTTAAAATGTTCATGTGGAAAGCGTGTAATGATCTTCTCCCAACTAAGATGAATCTTCTTAGACGAGGGGTAGTCACTGATTCATTATGCCCGATTTGCTTGCGAGAAGACGAAACTATAAAGCATATTCTCTGAGGTTGCCCGTTCGCTCAAGACGTATGGGGATGCGGTCCCAAAAAACTCCAGAAAGGTGCGGAAGGGGTTTCTActcttttttcatatttttgagGAACTTATGGGTCACTGTGATGTTCTAGACCTAGAGCTGGTAGCTATTCTGCAAGGAAAATTTGGTTCTGCAGGAATGGATTGGTGCATAGGGGGGATTTATTCATCCTCAACAAGTACTCAGGGAAGCACGAACCACCATTGAAGACTTTAGAAGAGTTGCTGGGACATAGGTGATAGTACATAGTTCTGGCTATATAGCCCCCCATATTTTATggcaacacccccccccccccccccccccccccacaaggTTGTTCAAGGTTAATTATGATGTAACTGTGAATAAGAAGAATGGGCGGATTGGCAATGGCCTTATTATCAGGGATTTTGAAGGGGTTGTTTTGGTTGTATGAGCACTACCAAGAATTTTTTAGTTACACTTAAGGTCGCTGAAGCACTGACAGTTCTCCATGCTGTGGAAATATGTAAAGAGATGAGCTTTCATGATATAATTTTAGAGGGAGATGTTGTACAGATTGTCAGTACGATTAAAGCAATAGGTAAAAATTGGAGCGGTAGTTATATTGTGGATGGCATTAAACTGGAGTTGAGTTAGTTGCGAGTCTGCGATATTAGAGAATTGAACATGTTAAGAGGAATGCGAACATAGTCACTCATACAATAGTTAAAGAGGTTATTTTGTGTGTCATAGATAGAGTTTGTGTTTAAGAAATTCCAAATTATATCTATAGTTGTCGAATAATATATAGGGAGCTTTTTCCCTAGGTGGTTGAAGTTTATTCAATAAAGATTactatattttgatttttttttttttaaaaatatcgaATAATGGCTTCAAAACGTTGGTATTAATGTAAAGATTAtcaagaataaaagtaaaaattgtagtCCTCTAAAGCTTCAACTTGTGAATATAGGTCATAAACCAAACCCCATAATTCAtgtgtgtttctttttctttttcttttttcttccctcTCTCAATTTCATTATGATTTTCTTCGGTATTTACCCCAAAACAAATAAAGGTAACACAAGTTATGAATGCTAGCACAAATATGTTATGGGTATATAatgatgatagaaaaagaaataacgAATAACAATTAATGATATCAATTAAGCAGGCATGTATAATTTAGCTATTGAAAGCTATCTAATTAATGAACTAGATATGACTATGACTGAGCTTATTCTCAGCTTTATAATATCCATagacaaagaaattaaatgataatatgcagaaaaaaaagaaatatgatgAAAGACATTAAATAAgaattatctatatatatatatatatatatatatatattaaaatatggaaCAGTAGTAAAAAGAAATGATtcaattaattcaaaaaaactccatgaaaaaagataaaagaaatgaCCAACCTTTTCCCATGAAACTCATATTCAAACCCACGCACTTTGCTCATGAAGGATAATCCTGTATTCAGGTGCAACAATAACGTGTGTATATtaagagaggcagagagagggAATGACTTCATGTATAGCCTGCTTGATCAGTCTAAGCAAGGTATATTCTTTTTGTCCTTATAAAATTCTTGCCTTGGAACTAGCCTGATTCATGAAGGAGGAGCAATAACGTgggattggttttttttttttttttttttaaatgatcgGAAACCACTTTAAGTTAGGACTACTTCATGTACTCATTCTTATCAGGTAAATCTGAAACCTATGTCTCGCACTCCTCTCAGCATGGATCAGTTGAGTCGCGAGCTTCGACTGAAGGGCTGACCCTAAGAGGCAACCTTGTCATTTGTATTGCACAAGAATTTCTACAGTACATAGTTGTTTATATGTGAAAatcttaatttaaataatttaaattagcATTTATGATAAACCGAAGGTTTTGGGACAAACGATCATGACTTCATGTGGTATTGGAACATAGCTTCTGAATTcgaattgtttttataattaatctctcattttaatttaatatttcatGTGAGACACGtaaagagtgttaaaatattaattcaaatatttaaatttatcattttttataagtTGAAGGTTTTGAAATAACTAATGATTTAACATTATATGCATCAAGTATATACTTCTATGAATCTCTCATTGCAAAATGATTTTTTGTCACATGTCATCACTTAAATGCAAGCTTATACAACATCCACAAGAAGTGATTTCTACATATTcagcaaaaataaaattcaataagaCATCTTCATATGAAGTGAAAATCTCCCATTTTATTGATTcctgaaaagaaagaaaaaaaagaaaaagaaaaggacttGATGGATTTAGCCATTTAGgttatatagaaaaaataaaataaaatcaaaccgATAGTGAAGGCAAAATgatgtaaaataaaagataaaagatagtTTGTCATGTAATTTTCAAgtgcatttttaatataaacTATCATCTATTCTTAGAGcacgtgattctcacatgtattttttaaaatacattttgaGAATTATGTgctctaaaaacacaaattaatttaatgtttagaaagaaaactttgtcaaAAGCAAAACCAAAGATTTCTTTAGACATAATGGTTATTCTTTTATAAACTGCATGCCGTATCCATAAACTACACTTATCGTGGCCTCATGTCGTATATTTGCTACATGTCGATGTCGCTTTTAGAcctaattaaaccaaaaaaaataaaataaaaaatagatgatTCAATCTTCCTAATTTCTTAAAAAGGATTCCATATATAGGCCTTTTCCTAGTTTCTAATTCAAACTTCTCAAAGCCTACTGGCTTGTAGTAGTAATGTTACAATAAGAAATTTTCTGGGGGTGGGGGGACAAAAGACAAATGAAAATAGAGAAATAGTAGGTTTGacattgcaatttcgtagataaaaaatgTGATTGTAAACCCAATTGTAGAAAATGTATTGTTTTGaagtgtgttttttaaaaaattgcaatttgaaaatgtagaaaaatctGTATTTTCGAATAGTATGCAAggggtgcatttttaaaaattcacgattttaaagactaaattgcgattttaccaTACGCTTAATTGcggttttaaaaattgtgttttcaaatcaaacatttttaaaatcgttatttttaaatcagaCGTTTTGAATTTACAAACCCAAACGAATCCGAAGTCCCACTCGGTGGCAAAACTTTGCATTTGGCCCATACATAAAAACATAGGCACGGCAACCTCATACTTGTTACCATATCCTGTTGTTTTTTGCTCATATTTACAGGCGCTTCTCCCATTTTTTATGGAAGAAATTCAACGCTCGCCGCTCTCTAGTTTAAATTAATCTGTCCCTTCATGTGCTTCCCCAAGTGCTCCAATGTCATATGCATAGCCTCCAGCTGCGGATACACTCTTTTCCCCGCCACAAATTCCCAGACTCTACCATCAACTTCAATAACGCTACAGCCTACCTCTTTATTTGCTCCATTCTTCCTCATCAACCCCTTAATTTCCTCTACATCTCTCCACCTTTCCTCTGTGGCATACAAATTTCTCAACAACACATAGTTTCCGTCATTCCATGGCTCCATTTTGGCTGCCTTGTTTAGTACTCTCTCAGCCCTCATAATATCCTTGGAGCATCCacaagcaaaaagaaaagaactcaAGATTATCCCATTAACCTTGTAAGGCATGTTCTCAATTAACTTCTCTGCCTCCTCCAAGCACCCAGCCCTCCCTAGAAGATCTACCATACAACCATAGTGCTCAATCTTTGGGGTAAGCCTAAATTCCTCCATTGTTTTAAACCACTTCTTCCCTTCCTCCACTAGACCACTATGGTTACAAGCAGACAAAACACCAAGCATGGTTATTTCATTTGGTTTATATCCTTCACGCAGCATCTCCGAGAATATCTCCATTGCTTCCTTGGCACAGCCATTGACTGCAAGCCCATATATCAAAGCATTCCATGAAGCTATTTCTTTTTTAGGCATATCGTCGAAAAGTCTTTTGGCTTTTGTAATTTCACCGCATTTTGCATACATATTGACAAGCGCAGTGCAGACTTTTGTTGCTCTATCAAGCTTCCTCTCCCGGATAAACTGGTGAGCCCAGCCGCCCAAATCCAGAGCACCCAAATCAGCAATAGCCGGAAGAATGCTTACGATAGTCACCTCATCTGGTTCAAATGATGTGGTTGACTGCATTTCCTGAAATAATCTCAATGCTTCATAAGGTTGTTTGTTTTGGCAATATCCACCAATCATTGCATTCCATGAAAATAAGTTCTTCTCCGGCATGGCATCAAATAGCAACCTAGCAGAGTCAACATCACCATTACGGCAATACCCAAAAATCATACTAGTCCAGGACACTACATTCCTATCCAGCATCTCGTCAAACAAATTCCGAGCTGAGCCCATCTCTCCCAATTTGACATAACCATCAATCATTGCATTAAACACTGCCGAGTCTTTCACAGGCATCCGATCAAAGAGTAACCTTGCATTACTCATATCCCCAGACCTCGCATACCCACAAATGAGAGCAGTCCACGACACTTCACTTCTTTCCGTCATTTCATCAAACAACGTTCTTGCACTGCCCATCTTCCCATTCTTCGCATACATATCAACCAGAGCCGTTGATACATGCAAACTTAATCCAAACCCAATTTTAACAACATTGCAATGAACCTCTTGACCTTCCCAAATGGCCACATTTAAACCACAAGACTTAGCCAAGATTGTGAAGGTGTAACAATCGGGAACAAAATCCGTGTCCCTCCTAAGATCTCTATAAAGAGTGAAAGACTCAACGAACTGGCGCATACTCACATGGGCTTTGATCATGGAGTTACAGAGGAACGCGTCGTCCCTGTTGGGCCGATGATCGAACACCCGACGAGCGTGATGGATGCCAGCAAGTGGGTTTCCCGAGGCGAAGAGAGCAAGGGAACCGCAGGTTGCGATGAACTTCGTGAGGAGATTAACGTTGGCTTCAAGAGCGTTGCGGAGCATAAAAGCATGGATCTGGAGGATAGAAGCTAAGGTGCTTCTTTGTTGGAGGAGGTATAAGCATTTTCTCTCTGAAGAGCTCCACAAGCATTGCTGCTTAGCCTCTATCAttgcttcattttcttttttggcggTATTGTTGGTTATATCCGTTACATTCCAACGGCTTTCCCACCAAGTCAACGCACAAAGAATACAGGTGACATAgttatcacatatatatatatatatatatatatatatatatatatatatatatatatatataaaagctgagttattttttagaatggcatagaatgttgacatgtggcatgaatttataatttttagtgATTAAACCGGTTCTTTAAGTATTGAActggtcttttaaataaaattgaaccgatctatttaatatatatatctctattaatgatacaagcaGTCTTTCTCTCTCAACTAATGATACAAGTAGAACTCTTTtgtaaaaacatgtgtttctttagtattttatatttttggttgaaatctaaatatgttttcattttgtttgtgaaatttttggttgagcaatttttcatttgaatgtttttttttttttttttaatttttttttttcgaatgttcaaaattatataggattgaaatataataggtatgacatcgacaatataaaaaattcctactaattttctattttatactttgataatcaaaattatagttttcttcttgttatttttcttcttcatacttattttcattttaaactatacttatgggaacaaagattttaccatgttttaatttatatggattaaactaaaaataacggttttatgttttaattcatttgaatgttttagaggatatttgtttttcttttatgtgatttacacgATTTTTACTTATCTTTTAGAAGtattattctgcttttgaaagctaaaaaagacaaaattttatttaattattgtgcacaaaaggaatataaatgattttaaaatacgGATCGGGATCGGGCTTCAGTGctataattttaaactaaagCACATCTATCGTAGAAAAATTGAGGGTCAAGATTTAGTTTCTCAAAACACAGTCGTTTTAATTATGTAaacaaaactggaaaaaaataaaacaaatgcgATCCTGTGCGAGACCGCATTGCAGACTTCCAACGCCTTCACGATGCGATTGGGGAATTCAGGGACGAGACGGTCCAGTGGGGGCTTGGAAATCTGGGAAGGATTAGCAGAACGGCCTTGAACTCAGCCTCGCAGCAGAGAAACATATCGAGGAGCTTGCGAAGCCAGGCGATGGAGAGGAGGGAATCGTCGTCGGAGGTGGACGAGGAGATCGGAAAAGCGGTCGGCGACATGCTTCTTGGGGAGCTCCAGGTCCTCGAGCTCTTGCTCGTGGTTTCCGTCCATGGACACCACCTGGGGGAATCTTCGTCGGAGGTGGACGAGAGGAGCTCAGAGAAGTGGTCGATCGGGGATAGTAGCAGCAAGTTACAGAATGATAGTGTTCATACTTCATAGTAGCAGCAACTTACAAATCGATTCCTTTATTCATGCACATTCCAGAAGGAAcgatgaagaagatgagttgATGATTGAACCGGATTTAATGGGTGCAAACTGGTGGAAGAAAATTCCACACTTCAAGCTCTATTCACGATGTCATCTTGCCAGAGAAGCTTATCAAACCGCAAAAATTAATTGTGTCTGACAAGTGACAAGACTGGTTATCAAGTTGAAAAGTTGTAACTGGTTCCAACGCTTTATCAACATTCAGTTTAGATAGTTGCCTTACATACCA harbors:
- the LOC133880278 gene encoding pentatricopeptide repeat-containing protein At2g44880 → MIEAKQQCLWSSSERKCLYLLQQRSTLASILQIHAFMLRNALEANVNLLTKFIATCGSLALFASGNPLAGIHHARRVFDHRPNRDDAFLCNSMIKAHVSMRQFVESFTLYRDLRRDTDFVPDCYTFTILAKSCGLNVAIWEGQEVHCNVVKIGFGLSLHVSTALVDMYAKNGKMGSARTLFDEMTERSEVSWTALICGYARSGDMSNARLLFDRMPVKDSAVFNAMIDGYVKLGEMGSARNLFDEMLDRNVVSWTSMIFGYCRNGDVDSARLLFDAMPEKNLFSWNAMIGGYCQNKQPYEALRLFQEMQSTTSFEPDEVTIVSILPAIADLGALDLGGWAHQFIRERKLDRATKVCTALVNMYAKCGEITKAKRLFDDMPKKEIASWNALIYGLAVNGCAKEAMEIFSEMLREGYKPNEITMLGVLSACNHSGLVEEGKKWFKTMEEFRLTPKIEHYGCMVDLLGRAGCLEEAEKLIENMPYKVNGIILSSFLFACGCSKDIMRAERVLNKAAKMEPWNDGNYVLLRNLYATEERWRDVEEIKGLMRKNGANKEVGCSVIEVDGRVWEFVAGKRVYPQLEAMHMTLEHLGKHMKGQINLN
- the LOC133879460 gene encoding uncharacterized protein LOC133879460, whose amino-acid sequence is MSFMGKALSTQHLPGKHYDVPSREEIKKCFRIWEETKDKEEKKSVFINFMKETVNLSKVDDSMLIAGIVTPPAAMVAKRAGETILRLKVLKAIPDVLFVPSATLVALISVKFFRRFFLKKIAT